From the genome of Vibrio orientalis CIP 102891 = ATCC 33934:
TATTGTTGGTGAGCTACTACCCACTTTACGACCTTTCGAATTTCAGTTTGATTTCGATGAAACTTATCTATTCACAACTGATGGAGTAAAAGAAAACATCGATCGCGACGAAATGGAGTTTGCCAATGGTAAAGCGCTCGATTATCTCTCCTCTTTTTTTGTTCGGACGTTTAGTAAACCTTTTGATGATGCAACCGCCATAGTTGTTAGGTATTGCCATGATTAATTCTTTTCAGTTCAGGGTTGATAATAGCAACGTAGCTCGCATCTCATTTCGTAAGAAAATCGCCTTAATTCTTGAGACGTTGGGGTATGCCTTTCAGGCCAGAGACCAGTTGATTTTTCTCAGTGGCGAAATCATGGTGCATTTATTCGGTGATGATGCCACGCTTTGTGTGCAAGCTTCAGTGGAGTCTGATTGTGTAAAAGTTGCTTGGTCATATGAAGATTTGAGTCTTCAGCTACCTGATTTATCGGTTCCTTTACTGAAATTATCACGGAATGCCGAAAGCGTAGTTTGGACAATTGATTCATTAGTCATGATGACTCCGACGGTGACTGAGAAAGTAATTGCAATCTTGAGCGAGAAGTCGCGTGATGAACTGATGGAAGAGTTAAAAAGTACCAACCGACAATTGGCACTTCATCAGGAGGGGTTAGAGCATGAAATCGAGCTAAGAACAAGGGACTTACAAGCGAATGAAGCGCTGTCTCGAACGATTATAGAAGGGGCGCCATCTAGTGTCGCGATCATCGATAGTCAACAGCGTATCATCTTATGGAATAAGACGGCCGAAGAAACATACGGGTATAGTTTTGATGAAGTAGAAGGACAAAATCTCTGTGATCTCTTGCAAATTGACTTGCCTGAAGAGTTGCGTGATGTGTTGAGCGGAGAGCTTTCCATTGACGACCAGATCAAAGTTAGTGGCGGGTTCTTTGAGGTTGAAACATACACCTCGCAAGGACATATGATTCCTATTGATCTGGGGATCACTATTTTCTTGTTTGATGAGCAATGCCGCGCAGCGATGTTTTTGCGCGATGTGACTTCTAGAAAAATTGTTGAAGATGAACTTAATAAAGCACGCTCTAAGGCAGAAGAAGCGGTTGAGGTGAAGTCGATGTTTTTGGCTAATATGAGCCATGAAATTCGTACACCGATGAATGCCATTATCGGTATGTCTCATTTGGCGTTGAAAACAGACCTAACGCCAAAACAGCATGACTACATTTTAAAGATCCATAACTCCGCTTCTCTATTGCTTGGGATTATTAATGACATTCTGGACTTCAGCAAAATAGAAGCGGGTAAGCTTTCGATTGAACATATTGAATTCCATCTCGACGACGTTCTGCACAATGTCTCTATGGTGACAGGACAAAAGGCATTTGAAAAAGGGCTTGAGCTAATATTTCAAATAGACCGAAATGTACCTAAAGTCTTGTTTGGTGACCCGTTACGCTTAGGGCAAATCATTATTAACTTAGTGAATAATGCGGTGAAATTTACTGATCAGGGTGAAATTACCGTTCATGTCACTAAAAAACCTTATTCAGAAGAGAAGATCGAATTGAACTTCACCGTTCAGGACACCGGTATAGGAATGAGTCCCGAACAATCAGAGAAATTATTCAGCGCATTTACTCAAGCGGATGGTAGTACCACGCGACGTTATGGTGGCACGGGGCTTGGATTATCAATATGTCGGCGTTTAGTCGAGTTGATGGGCGGAGACATCCATGTTGAGAGCGCTGTTGGGAAAGGAAGTCAGTTTAAATTTAATGTCTTAACTGGCTATTTCGAAGGTGATGAAGTTATATCGCATGTGGTTCCATCTACGCTAAACGATGTCAAAGCCATGGTGGTGGATGACAACGAACACGCTCTTTTGGTGATGGAAGACTTGCTCGATGTGTTGCCTAATCGACCGAGTTTAGTGTCAAGTGGCGAGCTAGCTATTGAGGCCTTGATGGAGGCTACAAAGCAGAACCAACCTTACAACTTAGTCTTTATGGATTGGAAAATGCCCGTCATGAGTGGGATTGAGGCAACTCAAAAAATCCGACACACACTGCCTGCTGAGCAACAACCTAAGATCGTCATTGTTACTGCGTATGACAAAGAAGATATTTCTCTGGATCTTGATGACCTTGATATTGCAGGTTTTTTGTCAAAGCCAGTAGGACAGTCTTATCTCTTTGATTTATTGATGGATCTGTTTGGGCCTAAGCTTAATGAAAATACTAAGAGCCACTCAAAACAACGTACAAAAGACAGTTCATTAAGAGGCTTAAACGTTTTGCTGGTGGAGGATAATGAGATCAATCAGCAGATTGCAGTAGAACTCATGGAAGAAAAAGGACTGAAAGTGACGGTGGCCAACAATGGTCAAGAAGCCCTTGATACTTTGGAACAGGTTTATCAGCCAGACAGCCCCCATTTTGAAATCATATTTATGGATTTACAAATGCCGGTTATGGATGGCTACGAAGCAAGTAAACGTATACGAGGCGACCACCGTTTTGATGATGTTCCTCTAGTGGCAATGACTGCACATGCGATGATAGAGGAGCGCGAACGTTGTCTCTCCATTGGGATGAACGATCATGTTTCTAAACCGATAGATCCAGAAATATTGTTTAGCACCATTAAACGTTGCTGCTCAGGTTTTTGTGCGGCCCCTCCTATTGAGGAGGAAGAGGCCGCGCCGGATGAAATCGTTGATGTTGTTGATACCAAGGTAGTTACTTCATTAGAACAAGTGGAATCCTTAGATTTAAAAAATGGCTTACTCAGAGTGGCTGGTAATGAAGCGCTTTATCGTCGCTTACTGTCTCAATTGATCGATAAAGAGCATGACTTTGTTTCTAGGCTCAATATTGCTTTAGAAAAGCAAGATTATGATTATGCGAGTTTAATTACCCACACCTTAAAAGGCTCGGCGGGTAATTTGGGTATGGTGCGTTTGTTTGATATTGCTGCTCGACTAGAGCTTCAGCTTAGCGATTCAGAGCAAAGAAATGATATTGATGAAACAAAGCACGAATTAGAACAGTATATCGGCCCATTTTTACAGCAAGTGTGTGAAGGGCTAGGCCGCTTGTATCCTTCAGAGATCCGGAACAATTTGGACGATGATAGCGTTGCCCTGATATTGCAGTTAGACATGCTTTTACATGAATTTGACGCGAGTGCAATTGAGTTCCTTGACGAGCACTTCCTTCGCTTCAATACTTTACTTGAGTCAGAAGCGTTTGAGATTTGCCGCCGTCATATCAATGATTGTGATTTTCTCTCTGCGAGCATAGCGTTAAGGAAAGCTGCCAGCATTTATCCGATTGATTCGGAAAAGATGTTTGGAGGTTCAAATGGATGAATTGAACCCTAGTGTACTAGTGGTAGATGACAATGCGGAAAATAGGGTGCTATTGAGTGGCTTGTTGAAACCGTATTTTAAAGTACTTGTTGCCGTTAATGGGGAGCAAGCGCTAACCATTGCGTCGGCGAAACTGCCGGATATTATTTTGCTCGATATTATGATGCCGGAAATGGACGGCTATGAAGTGTGTCTTCGCTTGAAATCCAACCCCATCACTGAATCGATCCCCGTTATCTTTTTAACTGCAAAAACCCAAATTGAAGATGAGCAGCGTGGATTTGAGGTCGGAGCGGTTGACTATATTTTAAAGCCGATTAGTCCTCCAATCTTATTGACCAGAATTAATACTCATTTGAAATTGCGTGGTGCAATGGATGAGTTATCGCACCAAAATGAGGTATTAGAAGAAAGGGTAAAAGAACGCACACATGAGCTAGAAACGCTGCAAGATGCAACGATAGGAGCTATGGCTTCACTGGCAGAAACGCGAGATAACGAAACGGGCAATCATATTCGTCGTACCCAAAATTATGTGCGAATTTTGGCGGAAGAATTGCGGCGAAAAGGTCACTATCAAGATGAGTTATCTATAGAGTCTATTGAGCTACTTTATAAATCAGCGCCTCTTCATGATATTGGAAAGGTTGGTATTTCGGACAGTATTTTACTCAAACCGGGCAAGCTAACCGACGAAGAGTTCGACATAATGAAGAGTCATACCTCTTTAGGTCGTGAAGTGTTACTTACTGTTGAATCTTCAATCGATTTCGAGTGTGACTTCTTAACGACAGCGATAGAGATTGCATTCAGTCATCAAGAAAAGTGGGATGGCAGTGGCTATCCTGAGGGGCTGTCCGGCCATGATATTCCTTTGAGTGCTCGTCTTATGGCTATCGCTGATGTGTATGATGCGTTAATTTCCGAGCGAGTTTATAAACCTGCTTTCTCCCATGATAAAGCGGTGAAAATTATTGAAGAAGGGGCTGGTTCTCACTTTGAACCACTGATTGTGGAGAGCTTTCTTTCGATCGAGAAAAAATTTAGGGAAGTTGCATCGACATACCGAGATGAAGGCTTCGATGACGATTCGTTTAATTTAAAAGCCAGTGGGCATGATTAATTCTCAACTTTGAAACAAGTGGTCTTACCTAGAGATGAATTGAAAGAAAAATGTGGATCGCCGTACCTGGTGTTATAACGTTCTGTTACACTCAACCAATAAACTAGACAAATAGGAGTAGGTGTACGCATGTCTTTTCCGGTACTTATATGCGATGACTCCGCTTTAGCGAGAAAGCAAATGGCTCGCTCACTGCCTGCTTCGCTGAATGCTGATATAACGTTTGCTGTTCATGGTCTGGACGCATTAGAACAGCTAGAAAATAACGATTTTAAACTGATGTTTTTGGACCTAACCATGCCCGAATTGGATGGTTTTGGTACGCTTGAAGAAATTGGCAACAAAGGGCTCGATATCCCCGTTGTTGTGGTATCCGGTGATATTCAACCCAAAGCCAAAGAACGAGTGATGGCGCTGGGTGCCAAAGCATTTATCCAGAAGCCCATCAACAAAGATGCTCTTAATGCGGTACTTAAAGAACTTGTTGAGCCGGCTAGTCGCCCGCAGATCATCACACCTGTTTCAATTGAACTACCTATTCTTCGCCGTCGTGATATTTATATGGAAGTGGCGAACGTTTCGATTGGTCGTGCGGCAGACGCGTTGGCACGGCATTTTGATGTGTTTGTGCATTTACCTTTGCCTAACGTCAACATTTTGGAAGTGACTGAACTTCATATGGCATTGCGTGATTTGGCAGAGAACGATCAAGTCTCGGGCGTTTGCCAAGGTTTTAGTGGTGAGGGTATTGCAGGAGAAGCACTGGTTCTTTTGAGCGATTCTAGCGTTTCTGATCTGAAAAAATTAATGAAAGTTCCCGCAGACAGTGAAGAGCTCGAAGAGCTTGAACTTCTGATGGACGTATCGAACATCTTGGTCGGCTCGTTTCTCAACGGTCTTGGTGAGCAATCAGAAGTACGATTCTTTCAAAGTTCGCCAGTGCTGTTAGGTCAGCACATCTCCATTGATTCGGTTATTCAATCGACCAGTGGCTCGTTCCAAAAGACCATGACCTTTGAGGTGAGCTATAACATTGATGGCACCAGTATAAGGTGTGACTTATTGTTTATGTTTGTAGATGAATCTTTGCCGTTACTTGATAACAAATTGTCGTACCTAATGGAGGACTTTTAAATGTTGAATCTTCCTGCTGAATTTGAGCAATTCCACTGGATGGTGGATATGGTACAAAACGTCGATCTGGGTTTGATTGTTATTAACCGAGACTATAAGGTCCAAGTGTGGAATGGTTTTATGACTCACCACAGTGGCGTGCAGTCCCATGATGCGATAGACAAAACGCTGTTTGAGCTGTTTCCCGAGATCCCACAAGACTGGTTTAAGCTGAAAACCAAACCGGTTTATGATTTGGGATGTCGAAGCTTCATTACTTGGCAGCAGCGTCCATACTTATTTAAATGTCGTAATGTACGCCCTGTTACCCAGCAGGCGGATTTTATGTACCAAAACATTACGCTAAATCCCATGCGTACACCAACAGGTGAAATTCGCTCGCTGTTTTTATCGATACAAGACGCCACCGCAGAAGCTTTGGTTTCGAAACAGCAATAAATGATACAACAGCGCCAAGGTAATCCTTGGCGCTGTTGTATATGCGGTAAGCAACTCCGACAAAAGTGTACCTAGATGGAACGACTACCTACTCGCTTATATACCGCTCAGCAAGTTAAGCAGGGTGAGCAATTGGCTGCGCAGCAAGCAGGCGTAGAAATGTATACTCTAATGCAACGCGCTGGAAAGGCTGTCTACCAGCGTATTCGATATCAATACCCTAACATCAAGCACCTCTCTATCTTGTGTGGTTGCGGCAACAATGGTGGAGACGGCTTTGTTGTGGCCAAACTTGCGCAGAAAGATGGTCTAGATGTGCAGCTGTATCTTTATGGGGATGAAGCCAAAATATCGGGTGATGCGAAAAAAGCCAAACAAGCGTGGTTAAATGGTGGGGGTGAGATTAGCTCGATAGATAGCTTCAATGCAGGAGATGCAGATCTTATCGTTGATGGGTTACTTGGAACGGGTTTAAGTTGCGATGTTCGCGAACCGATGCAAGTCATCATTGGAAAGATAAACGAAGCTAATCTCCCTGTGGTGTCGATAGATATCCCTTCAGGTTTATGTAGCGATACTGGCTCGATATTGGGCGCTGCAATATCAGCGAATTCAACGGTTACTTTTATCGGGGTCAAGCAAGGGCTTATGACAGGACAAGCTCGAAGCGTAGTCGGCGAGCTACATTTTGCAGGCCTAGGAGTGGACGAAGAGTTTACTCAGCTTGCATCGCACTCCGCTTTATCGCTTGGTTCCGAGTCGGTAAAACACTTGTTACCTAAAAGATGCCCAACAGCGCATAAAGGCAACCATGGACGTTTGCTCTGTATTGGCGGTAATGAAGGTTATTCCGGCGCGATTCGGCTATGTGCCAGTGCAGCGGCCAGAACGGGAGCTGGGCTAATTCGAACTTTGTGTCATCAGAGTTCGACATTGGCGCTGCAAGTTGGGTGTCCGGAAGTCATGACCCGCTCATGGAATGGCAATAGTGAGCTACTGAGTGAAGCTCTCCAAGCTACAGATGTACTCGCTCTTGGCCCCGGGCTTGGTACCGATAATTGGGCGAAGACTCTCTTCTTAGCATGCAAGAGTTCAACGAAAGCAAAAGTGTTGGATGCTGATGCGCTTAACTTACTTGCCAATGAGCCTAGTGCTGATCATGCAAGAGTGATAACGCCGCATCCGGGTGAAGCAGCAAGGCTACTAGGTTGCAGTGTAGCGACTGTGGAGCAAAACCGCTTTCAAGCCGTTAAGGACTTACAAAACAAATATGGTGGTGTCGTGGTGCTTAAAGGGGCGGGTACGCTTATCAACGATGGCCACGATATTTACATCTGCAATGCGGGTAACCCTGGCATGGCTACTGGCGGTATGGGCGATGTACTCACCGGGATTATTGCCGCGATGCTTGCTCAAGGGCTATCGCTATCTGATGCCGCGAAAGTAGGAACGCTTATTCACAGTGTTGCTGCGGATGAACTTGTTCAACAGTATGGCCAAATTGGTCTGTTGGCCAGCGATGTAATACCAGCCTCACGAGCGGCCATTCAGCATTGCTTGTCACTCGGTGAATGAACAAAAAGTGAACTTTTTTTAACCATTTATGTGACTTCGATTGTTATTTCATAGTATTTCGTTACAATGCTCGTTCTTTCCTGAATTGTGCATCCGTATTTGCGCAGAAAAGGGCACGAACTCTCGTCTTTAATCTTTGAACTCCCATTAAAGACTCGTTTTAAATTGCATGTGTTGCTTGGTGTGCAACACCACTGTAAAGGATATTTTAATGCCTATTATTACTCTTCCTGACGGCAGTCAGCGTCAGTTCGACAACCCAGTTTCTACTCTTGATGTTGCTCAATCTATCGGTCCTGGTCTTGCGAAAGCAACCATCGCTGGTCGTGTAGATGGCAACCGTGTTGATGCATGTGATCTTATTGAACAAGATGCAAGCCTTGAAATCATCACAGTTAAAGATGAAGTGGATGGTCTAGAAATCGTTCGTCACTCATGTGCTCACCTGTTAGGTCACGCGATCAAGCAGCTTTACCCTGAAGCAAAAATGGCGATCGGTCCAACAATCGATAACGGTTTCTACTACGATATCGATCTTGAGTACTCTCTAACGCAAGAAGATCTAGAGAAGATCGAAAAGCGTATGAAAGAGCTTGCGAAGACCAAATACCAAGTAATCAAGAAAAAGGTTAGCTGGCAGGAAGCACGCGATGCGTTTGAAGCTCGCGGTGAAACATACAAGATGGAAATCTTGGACGAAAACGTCTCTCGTGATGATCGTCCGGGTCTATACCATCATGAAGAATACATCGATATGTGTCGTGGTCCTCACGTACCACATATGGGTTTCTGTCAGCACTTTACGCTACTTAACGTAGCAGGTGCATACTGGCGTGGTAACAGTGACAACAAGATGCTACAGCGTATCTATGGCACTGCATTCCACGACAAAAAAGCGCTTAAAGCACACCTAACTCGCCTAGAAGAAGCGGCGAAGCGTGACCACCGTAAGATTGGTAAGCAACTAGACCTATTCCACATGCAGCAAGAAGCACCGGGTATGGTGTTCTGGCACCACAATGGTTGGTCTATTTTCCGTGACCTAGAAGTATTTGTTCGCGAAAAACTGACAGAGTACGGCTACCAAGAAGTAAAAGGTCCGCTTATTATGGACCGCGTTCTTTGGGAGCGTTCTGGTCACTGGGACAAATACGCAGAAGCGATGTTTACGACTTCTTCAGAGAACCGTGAATACGCGCTTAAGCCAATGAACTGTCCTGGTCACGTACAGATCTTTAACCAAGGTCTGAAATCTTACCGTGATCTACCACTGCGTATGGCAGAGTTTGGTTCATGTCACCGTAACGAGCCATCTGGTGCACTACACGGCATTATGCGTGTACGTGGTTTCACTCAAGATGATGCTCACATCTTCTGTACTGAAAGTCAGATTCAAGAAGAGGTGACGAGCTGTATCAAGATGGTGTACGATACGTACCAGACATTTGGTTTCGACAACATTGTTGTTAAACTGTCTACACGTCCTGAGAAGCGTGTTGGTTCAGACGAGATCTGGGATCAGTCTGAAGAAGCGCTTAAGCAGTCTCTTGAAGCGATGGACATCGCATACGAAATTCAAGAAGGCGAAGGTGCGTTCTACGGTCCGAAGATTGAATTTACTCTTCATGACTGTTTAGATCGTGCATGGCAATGTGGTACAGTACAGCTTGATTTCAACTTACCAGGCCGTCTAGGGGCAACCTACGTTGATGAAAATAACGAGCGTCAAACGCCAGTTATGATTCACCGTGCGATTTTAGGTTCACTAGAGCGTTTCATCGGTATTTTGATTGAAGAATATTATGGCTTCTTCCCAACTTGGTTATCGCCAGAACAGGCTGTAATCATGAACATTACTGATAAACAGTCAGATTATGTTCAGGAAGTGGCACAAAAACTACAAAAATGTGGAATTAGAGCTAAAGCGGACTTGAGAAATGAGAAGATTGGCTTTAAAATCCGCGAACACACTTTGAAGCGTGTACCGTTTATGCTTGTTTGTGGCGACCAAGAAATGGAAGCTGGCGAAATTGCAGTACGTACTCGTAAAGGCAAAGATCTCGGCAAGTTTAAAGTGGATGACTTTATTTCATACATCCAAGACGAGATTTCAAGCCGTAAGCTCAATCTGGAGGAATAAACTATTAAAGGCGGAAGACGCGGCCAAGTACCGGCCAAACAAAATGCTCATCGTTTAAACGGTGAAATTCGTGGCGTTCGTGAAGTTCGTTTAACTGGTGCTGATGGTGAATCAGTAGGTGTTGTTTCTATTCAAGAAGCAGTAGCAGCCGCTGAAGAAGTAGGTATGGATCTGGTAGAAATCAGTCCAAATGCTGAGCCACCAGTATGTCGTGTAATGGACTACGGTAAATTCCTCTTTGAGAAGAGCAAGTCTGCTAAAGAGCAGAAGAAGAAGCAAAAACAGGTTCAGATTAAGGAAGTAAAATTCCGTCCTGGAACTGATATTGGAGACTATCAGGTAAAACTACGCAACCTGACGCGTTTCCTTGAAGAAGGCAACAAAGTGAAGGTAACAATTCGCTTCCGTGGCCGAGAAATGGCGCACCAAGAGATCGGTGTTGACGTTCTAAATCGTCTTAAGGAAGACACTGTTGAATTAGCAGTAGTGGAATCTTTCCCTAAGAAGATCGAAGGTCGTCAGATGATCATGGTTCTTGCCCCTAAAAAGAAGTAATTAACGGCTTTGCAAGTAATAGAACTCAGCTGCCGTAAGGTGGCTGAGTTTTGTTCGCCCTAATTACTATTGTTTAATACAACTCAACAATGCGGAGTTATTCATCATGCCTAAGATGAAAACCAACAAAGGTGCTGCTAAGCGTTTTAAGAAAACTGCTGGTGGTATTAAGTTTAAGCACGCTACTAAACGTCACATCCTGACTAAGCGTACTACTAAGAACAAGCGTCAGCTTCGTCCAAATGCAATCCTTCCTAAGTGTGAAGTGGCTGCAGTTGCTCGTATGCTACCATACGCATAATTCTTTTTAGTTTATCAATCGTTTAGTTTAGGAGAAGCATAATGCCTCGCGTAAAACGTGGTGTACAAGCTCGTGCACGTCATAAGAAAGTTCTAAAACAAGCTAAAGGTTACTACGGAGCACGTTCACGTGTTTACCGCGTAGCTTTCCAAGCAGTTACTAAAGCTGGTCAATACGCTTACCGTGACCGTCGCAACAAGAAACGTCAATTCCGTCAACTATGGATTGCACGTATCAACGCTGCATCTCGCCAGAATGGTCTATCTTACAGCCGTTTCATCAACGGTCTTAAGAAAGCATCTATCGAGATCGACCGTAAGATCCTTGCTGACATCGCGGTATTCGACAAAGCTGCATTCGCAGTTCTAGTTGAAAAAGCGAAAGCTGCTCTTTAATTAGAGTCAGTGATTAGGATTAAGGAAAGGAGAGCTTAGGCTCTCCTTTTTTCTATCTGAAATATGCCCTATAAGCTCGATAGCGGGCTTTTAACCCCACTAGCACCTCTCTCTAAGACATGAGTATAAATCTGCGTGGTACGCACGTCGCTGTGCCCCAATTGCTCTTGTACAGTTCTAATATCTGCGCCTGATTCGAGTAAATGTGTTGCGAAGCTATGCCTAAGGGTGTGGCAGGTTACGTGTTTATCGATTCCAGCCTCTTTCGCTGTGCGTTTAACAGCGCGTTGAAGTGCCACTGCATTGATGTGATGTCGCCGAACCAACCCCGTTTCTGGATCAGTGGAAAGCTTGTTCGAAGGGAATAAGTAGTGCCACTTGAACTCAAGTTCTGCACCACGATATTTTTTCTGCAATGACTGGTTAAGCCACACACCAGCGTACCCAGGTGTATTCATGTCTTTCTTGTAATAGCGCTGTGCCAAA
Proteins encoded in this window:
- the rpmI gene encoding 50S ribosomal protein L35; translation: MPKMKTNKGAAKRFKKTAGGIKFKHATKRHILTKRTTKNKRQLRPNAILPKCEVAAVARMLPYA
- a CDS encoding bifunctional ADP-dependent NAD(P)H-hydrate dehydratase/NAD(P)H-hydrate epimerase, which encodes MERLPTRLYTAQQVKQGEQLAAQQAGVEMYTLMQRAGKAVYQRIRYQYPNIKHLSILCGCGNNGGDGFVVAKLAQKDGLDVQLYLYGDEAKISGDAKKAKQAWLNGGGEISSIDSFNAGDADLIVDGLLGTGLSCDVREPMQVIIGKINEANLPVVSIDIPSGLCSDTGSILGAAISANSTVTFIGVKQGLMTGQARSVVGELHFAGLGVDEEFTQLASHSALSLGSESVKHLLPKRCPTAHKGNHGRLLCIGGNEGYSGAIRLCASAAARTGAGLIRTLCHQSSTLALQVGCPEVMTRSWNGNSELLSEALQATDVLALGPGLGTDNWAKTLFLACKSSTKAKVLDADALNLLANEPSADHARVITPHPGEAARLLGCSVATVEQNRFQAVKDLQNKYGGVVVLKGAGTLINDGHDIYICNAGNPGMATGGMGDVLTGIIAAMLAQGLSLSDAAKVGTLIHSVAADELVQQYGQIGLLASDVIPASRAAIQHCLSLGE
- a CDS encoding response regulator, translating into MDELNPSVLVVDDNAENRVLLSGLLKPYFKVLVAVNGEQALTIASAKLPDIILLDIMMPEMDGYEVCLRLKSNPITESIPVIFLTAKTQIEDEQRGFEVGAVDYILKPISPPILLTRINTHLKLRGAMDELSHQNEVLEERVKERTHELETLQDATIGAMASLAETRDNETGNHIRRTQNYVRILAEELRRKGHYQDELSIESIELLYKSAPLHDIGKVGISDSILLKPGKLTDEEFDIMKSHTSLGREVLLTVESSIDFECDFLTTAIEIAFSHQEKWDGSGYPEGLSGHDIPLSARLMAIADVYDALISERVYKPAFSHDKAVKIIEEGAGSHFEPLIVESFLSIEKKFREVASTYRDEGFDDDSFNLKASGHD
- the rplT gene encoding 50S ribosomal protein L20, with translation MPRVKRGVQARARHKKVLKQAKGYYGARSRVYRVAFQAVTKAGQYAYRDRRNKKRQFRQLWIARINAASRQNGLSYSRFINGLKKASIEIDRKILADIAVFDKAAFAVLVEKAKAAL
- the thrS gene encoding threonine--tRNA ligase, with translation MPIITLPDGSQRQFDNPVSTLDVAQSIGPGLAKATIAGRVDGNRVDACDLIEQDASLEIITVKDEVDGLEIVRHSCAHLLGHAIKQLYPEAKMAIGPTIDNGFYYDIDLEYSLTQEDLEKIEKRMKELAKTKYQVIKKKVSWQEARDAFEARGETYKMEILDENVSRDDRPGLYHHEEYIDMCRGPHVPHMGFCQHFTLLNVAGAYWRGNSDNKMLQRIYGTAFHDKKALKAHLTRLEEAAKRDHRKIGKQLDLFHMQQEAPGMVFWHHNGWSIFRDLEVFVREKLTEYGYQEVKGPLIMDRVLWERSGHWDKYAEAMFTTSSENREYALKPMNCPGHVQIFNQGLKSYRDLPLRMAEFGSCHRNEPSGALHGIMRVRGFTQDDAHIFCTESQIQEEVTSCIKMVYDTYQTFGFDNIVVKLSTRPEKRVGSDEIWDQSEEALKQSLEAMDIAYEIQEGEGAFYGPKIEFTLHDCLDRAWQCGTVQLDFNLPGRLGATYVDENNERQTPVMIHRAILGSLERFIGILIEEYYGFFPTWLSPEQAVIMNITDKQSDYVQEVAQKLQKCGIRAKADLRNEKIGFKIREHTLKRVPFMLVCGDQEMEAGEIAVRTRKGKDLGKFKVDDFISYIQDEISSRKLNLEE
- a CDS encoding PAS domain-containing protein, which gives rise to MLNLPAEFEQFHWMVDMVQNVDLGLIVINRDYKVQVWNGFMTHHSGVQSHDAIDKTLFELFPEIPQDWFKLKTKPVYDLGCRSFITWQQRPYLFKCRNVRPVTQQADFMYQNITLNPMRTPTGEIRSLFLSIQDATAEALVSKQQ
- a CDS encoding response regulator; this translates as MSFPVLICDDSALARKQMARSLPASLNADITFAVHGLDALEQLENNDFKLMFLDLTMPELDGFGTLEEIGNKGLDIPVVVVSGDIQPKAKERVMALGAKAFIQKPINKDALNAVLKELVEPASRPQIITPVSIELPILRRRDIYMEVANVSIGRAADALARHFDVFVHLPLPNVNILEVTELHMALRDLAENDQVSGVCQGFSGEGIAGEALVLLSDSSVSDLKKLMKVPADSEELEELELLMDVSNILVGSFLNGLGEQSEVRFFQSSPVLLGQHISIDSVIQSTSGSFQKTMTFEVSYNIDGTSIRCDLLFMFVDESLPLLDNKLSYLMEDF
- a CDS encoding PAS domain-containing hybrid sensor histidine kinase/response regulator, with the protein product MINSFQFRVDNSNVARISFRKKIALILETLGYAFQARDQLIFLSGEIMVHLFGDDATLCVQASVESDCVKVAWSYEDLSLQLPDLSVPLLKLSRNAESVVWTIDSLVMMTPTVTEKVIAILSEKSRDELMEELKSTNRQLALHQEGLEHEIELRTRDLQANEALSRTIIEGAPSSVAIIDSQQRIILWNKTAEETYGYSFDEVEGQNLCDLLQIDLPEELRDVLSGELSIDDQIKVSGGFFEVETYTSQGHMIPIDLGITIFLFDEQCRAAMFLRDVTSRKIVEDELNKARSKAEEAVEVKSMFLANMSHEIRTPMNAIIGMSHLALKTDLTPKQHDYILKIHNSASLLLGIINDILDFSKIEAGKLSIEHIEFHLDDVLHNVSMVTGQKAFEKGLELIFQIDRNVPKVLFGDPLRLGQIIINLVNNAVKFTDQGEITVHVTKKPYSEEKIELNFTVQDTGIGMSPEQSEKLFSAFTQADGSTTRRYGGTGLGLSICRRLVELMGGDIHVESAVGKGSQFKFNVLTGYFEGDEVISHVVPSTLNDVKAMVVDDNEHALLVMEDLLDVLPNRPSLVSSGELAIEALMEATKQNQPYNLVFMDWKMPVMSGIEATQKIRHTLPAEQQPKIVIVTAYDKEDISLDLDDLDIAGFLSKPVGQSYLFDLLMDLFGPKLNENTKSHSKQRTKDSSLRGLNVLLVEDNEINQQIAVELMEEKGLKVTVANNGQEALDTLEQVYQPDSPHFEIIFMDLQMPVMDGYEASKRIRGDHRFDDVPLVAMTAHAMIEERERCLSIGMNDHVSKPIDPEILFSTIKRCCSGFCAAPPIEEEEAAPDEIVDVVDTKVVTSLEQVESLDLKNGLLRVAGNEALYRRLLSQLIDKEHDFVSRLNIALEKQDYDYASLITHTLKGSAGNLGMVRLFDIAARLELQLSDSEQRNDIDETKHELEQYIGPFLQQVCEGLGRLYPSEIRNNLDDDSVALILQLDMLLHEFDASAIEFLDEHFLRFNTLLESEAFEICRRHINDCDFLSASIALRKAASIYPIDSEKMFGGSNG
- the infC gene encoding translation initiation factor IF-3, with the translated sequence MKGGRRGQVPAKQNAHRLNGEIRGVREVRLTGADGESVGVVSIQEAVAAAEEVGMDLVEISPNAEPPVCRVMDYGKFLFEKSKSAKEQKKKQKQVQIKEVKFRPGTDIGDYQVKLRNLTRFLEEGNKVKVTIRFRGREMAHQEIGVDVLNRLKEDTVELAVVESFPKKIEGRQMIMVLAPKKK